The following proteins come from a genomic window of Miscanthus floridulus cultivar M001 chromosome 2, ASM1932011v1, whole genome shotgun sequence:
- the LOC136523461 gene encoding uncharacterized protein — MAATATAMAIATISPSAPIPSAPFPSLPLPLGLRLRPQPLLLAASRRLLLPVPKASSWDDSVAEEGGDAGESAAAGDEEEDDEDEKPRPEPVSSSEFQFAAPPEGYVEPAAFDELPPESPEDVAAAYESLYGPAFSGESLLGNNVYEVKVVDPIDMDREQRPNDDFAERVVQVNRVTKVVKGGRQLSYRAIVVVGDMKGHVGVGVGKAKEVTEAITKAAMNGRRNLVTVPLTKYSTFPHRADADYGAARVMLRPACPGSGVIAGGAVRVVLEMAGVENALGKQLRSKNPLNNARATIKATQTMKQFKDVAEERGVPMEELWK, encoded by the exons ATGGCGGCCActgccaccgccatggccataGCAACTATCTCCCCCTCTGCCCCGATCCCATCCGCGCCCTTCCcatccctccccctccccctcggcctccgcctccgccctcAACCCCTCCTCCTCGCTGCctcccgccgcctcctcctccctgtCCCAAAGGCCTCCTCCTGGGACGACTCCGTCGCCGAGGAGGGAGGAGACGCGGGGGAATCTGCCGCCGctggggacgaggaggaggacgacgaggacgagaaGCCGCGGCCGGAGCCGGTGTCCTCCTCCGAGTTTCAGTTCGCGGCGCCCCCCGAGGGCTACGTCGAGCCCGCCGCCTTTGACGAGCTACCGCCGGAGTCTCCAGAAGACGTGGCGGCGGCGTACGAGTCTCTCTACGGGCCGGCCTTCAGCGGCGAGTCGTTGCTGGGGAACAACGTCTACGAGGTCAAGGTGGTCGACCCCATCGACATGGACCGGGAGCAGCGCCCCAACGACGATTTCGCCGAGCGCGTCGTGCAGGTCAACCGCGTCACCAAGGTCGTCAAGGGAGGCAGGCAGCTCTCCTACCGCGCAATCGTCGTCGTCGGCGACATGAAGGGGCACGTTGGCGTCGGCGTGGGAAAGGCCAAGGAGGTCACGGAGGCCATCACCAAGGCCGCCATGAACGGACGACGCAACCTTGTCACAGTGCCGCTCACTAAGTACTCCACATTCCCGCACAG AGCTGATGCAGACTATGGAGCAGCCAGGGTGATGTTGAGGCCTGCTTGCCCTGGATCTGGTGTTATTGCTGGTGGAGCTGTGAGGGTTGTGTTGGAGATGGCTGGCGTTGAAAATGCTCTGGGTAAGCAACTGCGCAGCAAGAACCCCCTGAACAACGCACGGGCCACCATCAAGGCGACGCAGACGATGAAGCAGTTCAAGGATGTCGCCGAGGAGCGTGGTGTACCAATGGAGGAGCTATGGAAATGA
- the LOC136523500 gene encoding dormancy-associated protein 1-like — protein MLDKLWDDVVAGPHPETGLEKLRKAATPRPLVIDKDADAGAAGSYKRTQSMPSTPTTPVTPSSSTTTPRRGANDNVWRSVFHPGSNLATKGMGANLFDRPQPNSPTVYDWLYSDETRSNHR, from the exons ATGCTGGACAAGCTGTGGGACGACGTGGTGGCTGGGCCTCACCCGGAGACGGGCCTCGAGAAGCTCCGCAAGGCCGCCACCCCCCGCCCGCTCGTCATCGACAAAG ACGCGGACGCCGGAGCCGCGGGGAGCTACAAGCGGACGCAGTCGATGCCGTCGACCCCGACGACACCggtgacgccgtcgtcgtcgacgaCGACGCCGCGGCGCGGCGCCAACGACAACGTGTGGCGCAGCGTGTTCCACCCGGGGAGCAACCTGGCCACCAAGGGCATGGGCGCCAACCTCTTCGACCGCCCGCAGCCAAACTCCCCCACCGTCTACGACTG GCTCTACAGCGACGAGACCAGGAGCAACCACCGTTAG
- the LOC136523490 gene encoding probable sodium/metabolite cotransporter BASS1, chloroplastic — translation MLLLSHSPPAPAAAVTVPRRILLTPHRRLKATSTPPRLACLRLRPATPPRGIPSRTGCSAAAADADAAPSQAPGADGGVRGALVRVGEALSLGFPVWVASACALALWRPPAFLWVGPTAQMLGLSFTMLGMGMTLTLDDLKTALLMPRELAAGFILQYTVMPLSGFFVSKLLKLPSHYAAGLILVACCPGGTASNIVTYLARANVALSVLMTAASTFAAAFMTPLLTSKLAGQYVAVDPMGLFVSTSQVVLAPVLLGALLNQYCNGLVQLVSPLMPFIAVATVAVLCGNAIAQNASAILASGSQVVLSVGCLHASGFFFGYVLSRILGIDISSARTISIEVGMQNSVLGVVLATKHFGNPLTAVPCAVSSICHSVYGSILAGIWRSMPTKDKGE, via the exons ATGCTTCTCCTCAGCCACTCGCCGCCGGCTCCCGCCGCCGCGGTAACCGTTCCCCGTCGTATCCTCCTTACTCCCCACAGGCGCCTCAAGGCTACGTCCACCCCACCGCGTCTCGCCTGCCTCCGCCTTCGCCCCGCCACCCCGCCCCGCGGCATTCCGTCGAGGACCGGGTGCAGCGCGGCCGCTGCCGATGCCGATGCAGCGCCCTCCCAGGCTCCAGGAGCCGATGGAGGTGTGCGGGGCGCGCTGGTGCGCGTTGGGGAGGCTCTGTCGCTGGGGTTCCCGGTGTGGGTGGCGTCGGCCTGCGCGCTCGCGCTGTGGCGGCCGCCGGCCTTCCTCTGGGTCGGGCCCACCGCGCAGATGCTCGGCCTCTCTTTCACAATGCTCG GAATGGGAATGACATTGACTTTGGATGACCTCAAAACCGCATTATTGATGCCGAGGGAGTTAGCTGCTGGATTTATACTGCAATACACG GTGATGCCACTGTCAGGATTTTTTGTGAGCAAGCTGTTGAAATTGCCATCCCATTATGCTGCTGGACTAATTTTAGTGGCCTGTTGCCCTGGAG GCACAGCGAGCAACATTGTGACCTATTTAGCAAG GGCAAATGTTGCTCTTTCAGTCCTGATGACAGCAGCAAGCACTTTCGCTGCAGCG TTCATGACCCCTCTCCTGACATCCAAACTTGCTGGGCAATATGTTGCAGTAGATCCAATGGGACTGTTTGTGTCCACATCTCAG GTTGTCCTCGCACCTGTCCTTTTGGGTGCTCTACTTAATCAGTACTGCAATGGTCTGGTTCAATTAGTGTCCCCGTTGATGCCCTTCATTGCTGTAGCAACAGTAGCCGTTCTCTGTGGCAATGCTATTGCACAGAATGCTTCAGCAATCCTAGCATCTGGGTCGCAAGTGGTTTTATCTGTTGGTTGCTTGCATGCATCTGGCTTTTTCTTCGGCTATGTTCTTTCAAGAATACTAGGCATTGATATCTCTTCCGCAAGAACAATCTCTATTGAGGTTGGCATGCAG AACTCAGTGCTGGGCGTTGTCCTTGCAACCAAGCATTTCGGCAACCCTCTCACGGCTGTTCCATGTGCTGTTTCGAGCATCTGTCACTCGGTCTACGGTAGCATTTTGGCTGGGATCTGGAGGTCTATGCCCACTAAGGACAAGGGAGAATGA
- the LOC136523469 gene encoding putative E3 ubiquitin-protein ligase RING1a isoform X2: MPAQKRPPPPPSPSPSAAPGAGSPPPASPPPPPTAELAEKKPKLEENGSAGAGAEANGNANDSGAKAAAAESSESESEDADAAKQEFVPVKLPDVRKEVQCPICLGIIRKTRTVMECLHRFCRECIDKSMRLGNNECPACRTHCASRRSLRDDPNYDALIAALYPDIDKYEEEELAFNEEENDRNKQIQASIAEAFRKQSEVIGRKSTTKATAAAFVRRSRRNIRPNGQNTYFRGRGRASSDDVALACSEDEEDGNSENGSKEASSAEESSPEKKQKRLPKWPTPRSSPARGACNDELASDEKDDVGISRENFSTSPLRAWGKNGTRSQTRHSSFSGSNGRMVKGGRMIKLVECLRNSDDNDGERDVHLCLLPLDGQTAPNLEKSYLCCGPTLSIKQLCQFVANQTSHKDEEVEMYALKPSYSNPVSTNPSGLDKARLAGEECLSDLRSFTFPNGVLELVYAIKVAN; encoded by the exons ATGCCCGCCCAGAAGCGCCCGCCCCCGCCACCCTCGCCCTCCCCCTCCGCGGCCCCGGGCGCCGGCTCGCCCCCTCCcgcgtctccgccgccgccgccgacggccgAGCTCGCGGAGAAGAAGCCCAAGCTGGAGGAGAACggcagcgccggcgccggcgccgaagCCAACGGCAACGCCAACG ATTCCGGCGCGAAGGCGGCTGCGGCGGAGTCGTCGGAGTCTGAGTCGGAGGACGCGGACGCCGCAAAACAGGA GTTTGTACCAGTAAAATTGCCGGATGTACGCAAAGAAGTGCAGTGTCCCATATGCTTAG GCATCATCCGGAAGACTAGAACAGTTATGGAGTGCCTGCACCGGTTCTGTAGGGAATGCATTGACAAATCCATGCGACTTGG GAACAACGAGTGCCCAGCGTGCCGCACACACTGTGCGAGTCGGCGTTCTTTGAGAGATGATCCGAACTATGATGCCTTGATTGCAGCTCTATATCCAGACATTGACAAATATGAAGAAGAG GAGCTAGCGTTCAACGAAGAGGAGAATGACCGCAACAAGCAG ATTCAAGCATCCATTGCTGAGGCTTTTCGGAAACAATCAGAAGTTATTGGGCGGAAGTCTACCACCAAAGCTACTGCTGCTGCATTCGTAAGAAGATCACGCCGTAACATTCGGCCTAATGGGCAGAATACCTATTTCCGTGGCCGAGGAAGAGCCAGTTCCGATGATGTTGCTCTGGCCTgttctgaagatgaagaggatggaAACAGTGAAAACGGTAGCAAAGAGGCCTCATCTGCTGAGGAGAGTTCCCCAGAGAAAAAGCAGAAACGACTGCCAAAATGGCCAACACCACGTTCTTCACCTGCCCGAGGAGCATGCAATGACGAGCTTGCTTCTGATGAAAAGGACGATGTAGGAATATCCAGGGAAAATTTTAGCACATCTCCTCTACGAGCATGGGGAAAGAATGGCACTCGCAGTCAGACTCGCCACAGTAGCTTCAGTGGTTCAAATGGTAGGATGGTCAAGGGTGGGCGCATGATCAAGTTGGTTGAGTGCTTGCGAAATTCTGACGACAATGACGGCGAG CGTGATGTGCATCTTTGTCTGCTTCCACTTGATGGACAAACCGCACCAAATCTGGAGAAGTCATATCTGTGTTGCGGCCCAACTCTCTCCATCAAACAACTTTGTCAG TTTGTCGCCAATCAGAcatctcacaaagatgaagaagtTGAGATGTATGCGCTGAAGCCTTCTTATAGCAATCCTGTCAGCACTAATCCATCTGGTCTTGACAAAGCAAGGCTCGCAGGGGAGGAATGCCTTTCAGACTTGCGCTCGTTCACATTTCCTAATGGGGTTCTG GAGCTGGTATATGCCATAAAAGTGGCGAACTAG
- the LOC136523469 gene encoding putative E3 ubiquitin-protein ligase RING1b isoform X1: MPAQKRPPPPPSPSPSAAPGAGSPPPASPPPPPTAELAEKKPKLEENGSAGAGAEANGNANGERSFVRSPFRPSHVDGALLLDLHALMLVYFLFRPRCLALLADSGAKAAAAESSESESEDADAAKQEFVPVKLPDVRKEVQCPICLGIIRKTRTVMECLHRFCRECIDKSMRLGNNECPACRTHCASRRSLRDDPNYDALIAALYPDIDKYEEEELAFNEEENDRNKQIQASIAEAFRKQSEVIGRKSTTKATAAAFVRRSRRNIRPNGQNTYFRGRGRASSDDVALACSEDEEDGNSENGSKEASSAEESSPEKKQKRLPKWPTPRSSPARGACNDELASDEKDDVGISRENFSTSPLRAWGKNGTRSQTRHSSFSGSNGRMVKGGRMIKLVECLRNSDDNDGERDVHLCLLPLDGQTAPNLEKSYLCCGPTLSIKQLCQFVANQTSHKDEEVEMYALKPSYSNPVSTNPSGLDKARLAGEECLSDLRSFTFPNGVLELVYAIKVAN; this comes from the exons ATGCCCGCCCAGAAGCGCCCGCCCCCGCCACCCTCGCCCTCCCCCTCCGCGGCCCCGGGCGCCGGCTCGCCCCCTCCcgcgtctccgccgccgccgccgacggccgAGCTCGCGGAGAAGAAGCCCAAGCTGGAGGAGAACggcagcgccggcgccggcgccgaagCCAACGGCAACGCCAACGGTGAGCGCTCGTTCGTTCGTTCGCCCTTCCGCCCCTCCCACGTCGACGGCGCTCTTCTCCTCGATCTCCACGCGCTGATGCTGGTTTATTTCCTCTTCCGCCCACGTTGTTTGGCTTTGCTCGCAGATTCCGGCGCGAAGGCGGCTGCGGCGGAGTCGTCGGAGTCTGAGTCGGAGGACGCGGACGCCGCAAAACAGGA GTTTGTACCAGTAAAATTGCCGGATGTACGCAAAGAAGTGCAGTGTCCCATATGCTTAG GCATCATCCGGAAGACTAGAACAGTTATGGAGTGCCTGCACCGGTTCTGTAGGGAATGCATTGACAAATCCATGCGACTTGG GAACAACGAGTGCCCAGCGTGCCGCACACACTGTGCGAGTCGGCGTTCTTTGAGAGATGATCCGAACTATGATGCCTTGATTGCAGCTCTATATCCAGACATTGACAAATATGAAGAAGAG GAGCTAGCGTTCAACGAAGAGGAGAATGACCGCAACAAGCAG ATTCAAGCATCCATTGCTGAGGCTTTTCGGAAACAATCAGAAGTTATTGGGCGGAAGTCTACCACCAAAGCTACTGCTGCTGCATTCGTAAGAAGATCACGCCGTAACATTCGGCCTAATGGGCAGAATACCTATTTCCGTGGCCGAGGAAGAGCCAGTTCCGATGATGTTGCTCTGGCCTgttctgaagatgaagaggatggaAACAGTGAAAACGGTAGCAAAGAGGCCTCATCTGCTGAGGAGAGTTCCCCAGAGAAAAAGCAGAAACGACTGCCAAAATGGCCAACACCACGTTCTTCACCTGCCCGAGGAGCATGCAATGACGAGCTTGCTTCTGATGAAAAGGACGATGTAGGAATATCCAGGGAAAATTTTAGCACATCTCCTCTACGAGCATGGGGAAAGAATGGCACTCGCAGTCAGACTCGCCACAGTAGCTTCAGTGGTTCAAATGGTAGGATGGTCAAGGGTGGGCGCATGATCAAGTTGGTTGAGTGCTTGCGAAATTCTGACGACAATGACGGCGAG CGTGATGTGCATCTTTGTCTGCTTCCACTTGATGGACAAACCGCACCAAATCTGGAGAAGTCATATCTGTGTTGCGGCCCAACTCTCTCCATCAAACAACTTTGTCAG TTTGTCGCCAATCAGAcatctcacaaagatgaagaagtTGAGATGTATGCGCTGAAGCCTTCTTATAGCAATCCTGTCAGCACTAATCCATCTGGTCTTGACAAAGCAAGGCTCGCAGGGGAGGAATGCCTTTCAGACTTGCGCTCGTTCACATTTCCTAATGGGGTTCTG GAGCTGGTATATGCCATAAAAGTGGCGAACTAG
- the LOC136523469 gene encoding putative E3 ubiquitin-protein ligase RING1a isoform X3, with protein sequence MKTRFVPVKLPDVRKEVQCPICLGIIRKTRTVMECLHRFCRECIDKSMRLGNNECPACRTHCASRRSLRDDPNYDALIAALYPDIDKYEEEELAFNEEENDRNKQIQASIAEAFRKQSEVIGRKSTTKATAAAFVRRSRRNIRPNGQNTYFRGRGRASSDDVALACSEDEEDGNSENGSKEASSAEESSPEKKQKRLPKWPTPRSSPARGACNDELASDEKDDVGISRENFSTSPLRAWGKNGTRSQTRHSSFSGSNGRMVKGGRMIKLVECLRNSDDNDGERDVHLCLLPLDGQTAPNLEKSYLCCGPTLSIKQLCQFVANQTSHKDEEVEMYALKPSYSNPVSTNPSGLDKARLAGEECLSDLRSFTFPNGVLELVYAIKVAN encoded by the exons ATGAAAACAAG GTTTGTACCAGTAAAATTGCCGGATGTACGCAAAGAAGTGCAGTGTCCCATATGCTTAG GCATCATCCGGAAGACTAGAACAGTTATGGAGTGCCTGCACCGGTTCTGTAGGGAATGCATTGACAAATCCATGCGACTTGG GAACAACGAGTGCCCAGCGTGCCGCACACACTGTGCGAGTCGGCGTTCTTTGAGAGATGATCCGAACTATGATGCCTTGATTGCAGCTCTATATCCAGACATTGACAAATATGAAGAAGAG GAGCTAGCGTTCAACGAAGAGGAGAATGACCGCAACAAGCAG ATTCAAGCATCCATTGCTGAGGCTTTTCGGAAACAATCAGAAGTTATTGGGCGGAAGTCTACCACCAAAGCTACTGCTGCTGCATTCGTAAGAAGATCACGCCGTAACATTCGGCCTAATGGGCAGAATACCTATTTCCGTGGCCGAGGAAGAGCCAGTTCCGATGATGTTGCTCTGGCCTgttctgaagatgaagaggatggaAACAGTGAAAACGGTAGCAAAGAGGCCTCATCTGCTGAGGAGAGTTCCCCAGAGAAAAAGCAGAAACGACTGCCAAAATGGCCAACACCACGTTCTTCACCTGCCCGAGGAGCATGCAATGACGAGCTTGCTTCTGATGAAAAGGACGATGTAGGAATATCCAGGGAAAATTTTAGCACATCTCCTCTACGAGCATGGGGAAAGAATGGCACTCGCAGTCAGACTCGCCACAGTAGCTTCAGTGGTTCAAATGGTAGGATGGTCAAGGGTGGGCGCATGATCAAGTTGGTTGAGTGCTTGCGAAATTCTGACGACAATGACGGCGAG CGTGATGTGCATCTTTGTCTGCTTCCACTTGATGGACAAACCGCACCAAATCTGGAGAAGTCATATCTGTGTTGCGGCCCAACTCTCTCCATCAAACAACTTTGTCAG TTTGTCGCCAATCAGAcatctcacaaagatgaagaagtTGAGATGTATGCGCTGAAGCCTTCTTATAGCAATCCTGTCAGCACTAATCCATCTGGTCTTGACAAAGCAAGGCTCGCAGGGGAGGAATGCCTTTCAGACTTGCGCTCGTTCACATTTCCTAATGGGGTTCTG GAGCTGGTATATGCCATAAAAGTGGCGAACTAG